The Anopheles merus strain MAF chromosome 2L, AmerM5.1, whole genome shotgun sequence genome has a segment encoding these proteins:
- the LOC121591646 gene encoding cuticle protein 7-like — MNVISVISLVLVVVAGGSAYITGNGYNIQTKHSSHYFGNGANAIDSYQPLGIGSGYSEAGVIGYKSSQDGAYPENGYDYSDHYAYPKYKYDYGVQDAHTGDHKSQWEIRDGDVVKGGYTLYDADGTKRVVEYSSDKHHGFQAHVKRVGHAYHPQVYKTEHGISGGGYDEAEGYSYSNINQHL; from the exons ATGAACGTGATATCG gtGATTTcgttggtgctggtggtggtagcggGTGGCAGTGCATACATTACAGGCAACGGGTACAATATCCAGACCAAACACTCATCGCATTACTTTGGCAACGGGGCGAATGCCATCGATTCCTATCAACCGTTGGGCATCGGGTCGGGTTACAGTGAGGCCGGTGTGATTGGTTACAAATCCTCCCAGGACGGTGCCTACCCGGAAAATGGCTACGACTACAGTGATCACTACGCTTACCCGAAGTACAAGTACGACTACGGTGTGCAGGATGCGCACACCGGGGACCATAAGAGCCAGTGGGAAATCCGTGACGGAGACGTCGTCAAGGGAGGTTACACGCTGTACGATGCTGACGGTACGAAGCGCGTGGTAGAATACTCGTCCGACAAGCACCACGGATTCCAGGCTCACGTCAAGCGAGTGGGCCATGCTTACCACCCGCAGGTGTACAAAACGGAACACGGCATTTCTGGCGGTGGCTACGATGAAGCGGAAGGTTACAGCTACAGCAATATTAATCAGCATCTGTAA